From Desulfuromonas soudanensis, the proteins below share one genomic window:
- a CDS encoding phosphomannomutase/phosphoglucomutase produces MNLTCFKAYDIRGRLGEELNEEIAYRIGRAYAACLKPERVAIGRDIRLSSQELCAALARGLCDGGADVFDIGLCGTEEIYFATFHEKLDGGIMVTASHNPLDYNGMKLVREGARPISGDTGLEAIRARAEKGSFPQGRKRGTVRPLESKNAYIDHLLGYVDLQRLKNLRVVVNAGNGCAGPVIDRLKNHLPFEFIELHHEPDGAFPNGIPNPLLPENRAATTEAILSTGADVGIAWDGDFDRCFFFDERGVFIEGYYIVGLLAEAFLARYPGARIIHDPRLTWNTVDVVTAAGGVPVMSKTGHAFIKERMRAEDAVYGGEMSAHHYFRDFAYCDSGMIPWLLVLELMSATGKTLSELVGARMRLFPASGEINRTLLDPGAALKAVEERYAGEGPAVDRTDGLSMEFARWRFNLRMSNTEPLLRLNVESRGDEALMREKTAELLAFLDN; encoded by the coding sequence ATGAATTTGACCTGTTTCAAAGCCTACGACATCCGCGGCCGCCTCGGCGAAGAGCTCAATGAGGAGATCGCCTACCGGATCGGCCGGGCCTACGCCGCCTGTCTCAAGCCGGAGAGGGTGGCCATCGGGCGGGATATCCGCCTGTCGAGCCAGGAACTCTGCGCCGCTCTTGCCCGCGGGCTCTGCGACGGCGGAGCGGATGTCTTCGACATCGGCCTCTGCGGGACCGAGGAGATCTATTTCGCCACCTTTCACGAGAAGCTCGACGGCGGGATCATGGTCACTGCCAGCCACAATCCCCTCGACTACAACGGCATGAAACTGGTGCGGGAGGGGGCGCGGCCGATCAGCGGCGATACGGGGCTCGAAGCCATCCGCGCCCGCGCCGAAAAGGGGTCTTTTCCCCAGGGGAGAAAAAGGGGGACGGTCCGGCCCCTGGAGAGCAAGAACGCGTATATCGATCACCTCCTCGGTTACGTCGATTTGCAGCGGCTCAAAAATCTCAGGGTGGTGGTCAACGCCGGAAACGGCTGCGCCGGGCCGGTCATCGACCGCCTGAAGAATCATCTCCCCTTTGAATTCATCGAACTCCACCATGAGCCGGACGGCGCCTTCCCCAACGGCATCCCCAATCCGCTCCTGCCGGAAAACCGCGCCGCCACCACGGAGGCGATTCTCTCCACCGGCGCCGACGTCGGCATCGCCTGGGACGGCGACTTCGATCGCTGCTTTTTCTTCGACGAGCGGGGCGTTTTCATCGAGGGGTACTACATCGTCGGCCTCCTGGCCGAAGCCTTTCTCGCCCGGTACCCCGGCGCCAGGATCATCCACGATCCCCGCCTGACCTGGAACACCGTCGATGTGGTGACGGCTGCCGGCGGCGTTCCGGTGATGAGCAAGACCGGCCACGCCTTTATCAAGGAGCGGATGCGCGCCGAGGATGCGGTCTATGGCGGCGAGATGAGCGCCCACCACTACTTTCGCGACTTCGCCTACTGCGACAGCGGCATGATCCCCTGGCTTCTCGTGCTGGAATTGATGTCGGCGACGGGAAAAACGCTTTCGGAGTTGGTCGGAGCGCGCATGCGTCTCTTTCCGGCCAGCGGCGAGATCAACCGCACCCTCCTTGATCCGGGGGCGGCCCTCAAGGCCGTGGAGGAGCGTTACGCCGGGGAGGGTCCGGCCGTAGATCGCACCGACGGCCTGAGCATGGAGTTTGCCCGCTGGCGTTTCAACCTGCGGATGTCCAACACGGAGCCGCTGCTGCGCCTCAACGTCGAATCCCGGGGGGATGAAGCCTTGATGCGGGAAAAGACGGCGGAGCTGCTGGCTTTTTTGGATAACTAA
- the galE gene encoding UDP-glucose 4-epimerase GalE, with product MNRLKGKRILVTGGAGYIGSHVVKALGEAGCQILVYDNLSTGNRWAVLHGELVVGDLSDRTALTRAVVGFAPEAVIHFAAHIEVGESVRDPLKYYRNNTANALGLLEVLRGAGVGSLIFSSTAAVYGIPESIPVKEDAPLSPINPYGASKAMTERILADLACGDGAFRYVALRYFNVAGADPSSRIGQDYKNPTHLITRALKTAAGVYPRLEVFGTDYPTPDGTCIRDYIHVDDLASAHLAALGHLLGGGDSSVFNCGYGHGSSVREVIAVVRRVTGVDIPVVEGARREGDPPALVADSSRISAALGWTPRHDDLEYIVRTAWDWERALASRAVDSRP from the coding sequence ATGAACAGGTTGAAGGGAAAGAGGATTCTGGTCACCGGCGGCGCCGGGTACATCGGCAGCCACGTGGTCAAGGCTCTGGGCGAGGCCGGTTGCCAGATCCTGGTCTACGACAACCTCTCCACCGGCAACCGTTGGGCGGTTCTCCACGGCGAGCTGGTCGTCGGCGATCTCTCCGACCGTACGGCCCTGACCCGGGCGGTGGTCGGTTTCGCCCCGGAGGCGGTGATCCATTTTGCCGCCCATATCGAAGTCGGCGAGAGTGTCCGCGACCCCCTCAAGTATTATCGCAACAACACCGCCAACGCCCTGGGACTCCTCGAAGTGCTGCGCGGCGCCGGCGTCGGCTCCCTCATCTTCTCCTCGACGGCGGCGGTGTACGGCATCCCCGAGAGCATTCCCGTCAAGGAGGACGCGCCGCTTTCGCCGATCAACCCCTACGGGGCGAGCAAGGCGATGACCGAGCGGATCCTCGCCGATCTCGCCTGCGGGGACGGGGCCTTTCGCTATGTGGCGCTCCGCTACTTCAACGTCGCCGGCGCCGATCCCTCAAGCCGCATCGGCCAGGATTACAAGAATCCGACCCATCTGATCACCCGCGCCCTGAAGACCGCCGCCGGGGTCTATCCCCGCCTCGAAGTTTTCGGCACCGACTACCCGACCCCCGACGGCACCTGTATCCGCGACTATATCCACGTCGACGATCTGGCGTCGGCCCATCTGGCCGCCCTCGGCCATCTCCTCGGCGGCGGCGACAGCTCGGTCTTCAATTGCGGCTACGGCCACGGGTCCTCGGTGCGGGAAGTGATCGCGGTGGTGCGGCGGGTCACCGGGGTCGATATCCCGGTGGTGGAGGGGGCGCGGCGCGAAGGGGATCCTCCGGCGCTGGTCGCCGACAGCTCCCGGATCAGCGCCGCCCTCGGCTGGACGCCGCGCCACGACGACCTCGAGTATATCGTCCGTACCGCCTGGGACTGGGAACGGGCCTTGGCGTCCCGAGCGGTCGATTCCCGACCTTGA